Part of the Desulforegula conservatrix Mb1Pa genome is shown below.
AAACCCTCTCGGAATTATCCGATCAGTTTGGTGTGCATTCCAATCAGATATCAGCCTGGAAGAAAGAGCTTGAACAGAATGCCTCAGAACTGTTTGATCGTGGAAAAAGGAATGATGAAACAGGATTGG
Proteins encoded:
- a CDS encoding helix-turn-helix domain-containing protein → MAKGIRRNHGPAFKAKVALAALKGDKTLSELSDQFGVHSNQISAWKKELEQNASELFDRGKRNDETGL